From a region of the Paenibacillus sp. R14(2021) genome:
- a CDS encoding LysM peptidoglycan-binding domain-containing protein: MPSQSNGLRFDIYERVHLPDDVAAIDELDEIELVPRIGIVQQEDQVLLKGHLLLTGVYRAPDEPLEEQSLEHWIPVEITLPLNRIHRLDDISVEIDNFDVDVLSARTINITGVLSLFGIEIEQPNPPQEDWQREEPFTVVHRREEEAVQPYYQTYRQQPQFAGENQHRQAAELEQQALSAAQLQAEEEHQMQARAAQLREQALLEAAQQEAVRQEAARQEEARLQAVRQDAILLEAIQQEAQQLELVREAEELESAQKQPAIEQSGIVANEPEPSQTEPIIRQPATVQSAIVANEPEPSQTEPIIRQPAIEQSAIVANEPEPSQMEPAIRQPAAPPAASFTEPAQSFSEATASDAEAASKPMRVAVAGKPAEEDAAKQGAGNVGFRSLLQSSQREQEARAAAEQVAERAAAEARKSSGDEIEWKNLFYGRPSEDRSFRKLRMCIVQREETLDVIAGRYQLQAREIALYNRLSDQSVSEGQVLYIP, translated from the coding sequence GTGCCAAGCCAGTCAAACGGTTTGCGATTTGACATTTACGAACGGGTTCATTTGCCAGATGATGTGGCGGCGATCGACGAGCTCGACGAAATTGAGCTGGTCCCCCGCATAGGAATCGTGCAGCAAGAAGATCAAGTTTTACTGAAGGGCCACTTGCTGCTTACCGGCGTATACCGTGCGCCTGATGAACCGTTGGAGGAACAATCGCTGGAGCACTGGATTCCGGTAGAGATTACGCTGCCGCTGAATCGGATTCACCGGTTGGATGACATTTCCGTAGAAATTGATAACTTCGATGTGGATGTGCTGTCCGCACGAACCATCAACATTACAGGTGTGCTCTCCTTGTTCGGCATCGAAATCGAGCAGCCAAACCCGCCGCAGGAGGATTGGCAGCGGGAAGAACCGTTTACTGTCGTACATCGTAGAGAAGAGGAAGCTGTGCAGCCGTATTATCAGACCTACCGGCAGCAGCCGCAGTTTGCGGGCGAGAACCAGCATCGGCAAGCGGCCGAGCTGGAGCAGCAGGCCTTGTCCGCGGCACAGCTGCAGGCGGAGGAAGAGCATCAGATGCAGGCTCGCGCTGCGCAGCTTAGAGAACAGGCCTTACTTGAAGCCGCTCAACAGGAGGCGGTGCGTCAAGAAGCTGCTAGGCAAGAGGAAGCGCGTCTGCAGGCAGTTCGTCAGGATGCAATCCTGCTGGAGGCGATTCAACAGGAGGCACAGCAGTTAGAGCTTGTACGCGAAGCGGAGGAATTAGAGTCCGCCCAGAAACAGCCTGCTATTGAGCAGTCGGGAATCGTCGCCAACGAGCCCGAACCGTCCCAAACGGAGCCGATCATACGACAGCCTGCTACTGTGCAGTCGGCAATCGTCGCCAATGAGCCCGAACCGTCCCAAACGGAGCCGATCATACGACAGCCTGCTATTGAGCAGTCGGCAATTGTCGCCAATGAGCCCGAACCGTCCCAAATGGAGCCGGCCATACGACAGCCTGCTGCGCCGCCAGCGGCTAGCTTCACGGAACCTGCGCAATCGTTCAGCGAGGCAACGGCCTCCGACGCGGAAGCCGCCAGCAAGCCGATGCGCGTCGCGGTTGCGGGCAAGCCTGCCGAAGAGGATGCGGCTAAGCAGGGAGCAGGCAATGTCGGCTTCCGGTCGCTGCTGCAATCGAGCCAGCGTGAGCAGGAAGCTAGAGCTGCTGCAGAGCAGGTGGCGGAGCGCGCGGCAGCGGAAGCACGCAAATCGAGCGGTGACGAGATCGAGTGGAAAAATCTGTTCTACGGCAGGCCGAGCGAGGATCGATCGTTCCGCAAGCTTCGGATGTGCATCGTCCAGCGCGAAGAGACGCTTGATGTTATTGCGGGCCGTTATCAGTTGCAGGCACGGGAAATCGCCTTGTATAACCGGCTTTCCGACCAAAGCGTAAGCGAAGGGCAAGTGCTTTACATTCCATAA
- the hemB gene encoding porphobilinogen synthase, with translation MAFPITRNRRLRRTAALRSLVRETQLTVDDFIYPLFVTHGKGVKEEISSMPGVYHLSLDLLRAEIDAVTASGVKAVLLFGVPDSKDATGSSAYDANGIVQQATRAVKEWAPELLVVADTCLCQFTDHGHCGMIHHDPRTGNAEIDNDSSLELLVKTAVSQAEAGADIIAPSNMMDGFVGAIREGLDAAGFEMVPIMSYSVKFASAFYGPFREAAHSTPQFGDRKTYQMDPANAREAMREAEADVIEGADFLMVKPALAYMDIIRMLKEHFDLPVAAYNVSAEYSMVKAAAANGWIDERAVVLESLTGMKRAGADLIITYHALDAARWLRGE, from the coding sequence ATGGCATTTCCGATTACGAGAAATCGCAGGCTTCGGAGAACGGCTGCGCTGCGGAGCTTAGTGCGCGAAACCCAGCTGACTGTAGACGATTTTATTTACCCGCTCTTTGTGACGCACGGCAAAGGCGTCAAAGAAGAAATTTCATCGATGCCCGGCGTTTACCATCTGTCGCTTGATCTTTTGAGAGCTGAAATCGACGCTGTCACGGCTTCAGGCGTGAAGGCCGTGCTGCTATTCGGGGTACCAGATTCCAAGGATGCAACGGGTTCATCGGCATACGATGCGAACGGCATCGTACAGCAGGCGACTCGTGCCGTGAAAGAATGGGCGCCTGAGCTGCTCGTCGTTGCGGATACGTGCCTGTGCCAATTTACCGATCACGGCCATTGCGGTATGATTCATCATGATCCGCGTACCGGTAATGCGGAGATCGACAATGATTCTTCCCTGGAGCTGCTGGTCAAAACGGCGGTTTCGCAAGCGGAAGCCGGTGCGGATATCATCGCACCTTCCAATATGATGGACGGGTTCGTCGGCGCAATCCGCGAAGGGCTTGACGCAGCGGGCTTTGAAATGGTGCCCATCATGTCCTACTCCGTCAAGTTCGCTTCTGCCTTCTACGGTCCATTCCGTGAGGCCGCGCATTCCACGCCGCAGTTCGGTGACCGCAAAACGTATCAAATGGATCCTGCAAATGCACGCGAAGCGATGCGCGAAGCGGAAGCGGATGTCATTGAAGGCGCCGATTTCCTCATGGTGAAGCCTGCGCTTGCTTATATGGACATCATTCGCATGCTGAAGGAGCATTTTGACTTGCCTGTAGCGGCTTATAACGTCAGCGCCGAATATTCCATGGTCAAGGCGGCTGCGGCAAACGGCTGGATTGATGAGCGTGCTGTCGTTCTTGAATCGTTGACCGGCATGAAACGCGCTGGTGCAGACCTCATCATCACCTATCATGCGCTGGATGCGGCCCGCTGGCTTAGAGGCGAGTAA
- the cobA gene encoding uroporphyrinogen-III C-methyltransferase codes for MIGLLTEKSKGKVYLVGAGPGDPKLITVRGRECIGLCDVIVYDRLASPRLLRYLKPGAKKIYVGKLPDRHTMKQEDINQLLVDLALEGKIVTRLKGGDPTIFGRVGEEAELLQQHGIEFDIVPGITSAIAVPAYAGIPVTHRDLASSLSIITGHESPDKLDQSIHWDKVTLATGTLVFLMGVAKIGYIAEQLVKHGKPASTPVALIRWGTRVEQRTITGTLETIEAIVKAAKFKPPAVIVVGDVVLQREKLQWYENKPLFGTRVLVTRARAQSSDLVERIEEFGGEPCEFPVIETREPQNLETLALLQAAMADAPSYDWIMFTSVNGVDYFFDWLKKLRIDIRQFHRARIAAVGPKTAEALEKHGILVDMLPVKFQAEDLLDSLAENLVPGQRVLLPRGDLAREVLPRTLKDKGLQPVEIDVYETVIAQDQDEDVLDLLRSGGIHVITFASSSTVTNFLELLRRMGVEKPLDLLQGIDIACIGPVTARTAADAGLNVTIQPEDATIDGLIEAIAESRLKHRTK; via the coding sequence ATGATCGGTTTGCTTACGGAGAAAAGCAAAGGGAAAGTTTATTTGGTAGGGGCGGGTCCCGGCGATCCGAAGCTGATTACCGTTCGGGGCAGGGAATGCATTGGACTCTGCGATGTGATTGTTTATGATAGGCTTGCAAGTCCGAGGCTGCTTCGTTACTTGAAGCCAGGCGCTAAAAAAATATACGTCGGCAAGCTGCCCGACCGTCATACAATGAAACAAGAAGACATTAATCAACTGCTTGTCGATCTCGCCTTGGAGGGTAAAATCGTCACGCGGCTTAAAGGCGGCGATCCGACGATCTTCGGCCGAGTCGGCGAGGAAGCCGAGCTGTTGCAGCAGCACGGTATTGAATTTGACATCGTACCGGGCATTACCTCAGCCATTGCCGTGCCTGCTTATGCCGGCATTCCTGTGACGCATAGAGATTTGGCCTCTTCCTTATCCATCATTACCGGCCATGAGAGTCCGGACAAGCTGGACCAGTCTATTCACTGGGACAAGGTGACGCTCGCTACAGGAACGCTTGTATTCCTCATGGGGGTCGCCAAAATCGGCTATATCGCGGAACAGCTGGTCAAGCACGGCAAGCCGGCTTCGACGCCGGTGGCACTCATTCGCTGGGGTACGCGCGTCGAGCAGCGGACGATCACGGGGACGCTCGAGACAATCGAAGCAATCGTGAAGGCGGCGAAGTTTAAACCGCCTGCGGTTATCGTTGTCGGCGATGTCGTTCTGCAGCGCGAGAAGCTGCAGTGGTATGAGAACAAGCCGCTGTTCGGTACGCGCGTGCTGGTGACGAGAGCGAGGGCGCAGAGCAGCGACCTGGTGGAACGGATTGAGGAGTTTGGAGGCGAGCCTTGCGAATTTCCTGTCATTGAGACGCGTGAACCTCAGAATCTCGAGACACTCGCGCTGCTGCAGGCGGCGATGGCAGATGCGCCTTCATACGATTGGATCATGTTCACCAGCGTGAACGGTGTCGACTATTTCTTCGATTGGCTGAAGAAGCTGCGAATCGATATTCGTCAATTCCACCGTGCACGCATCGCCGCAGTCGGGCCGAAGACGGCTGAAGCGCTCGAGAAACACGGCATTCTTGTCGATATGCTTCCGGTCAAGTTTCAGGCCGAAGACCTGCTGGACAGCTTAGCGGAGAATCTGGTGCCAGGACAACGGGTCCTGCTGCCGCGGGGGGATCTGGCCCGTGAAGTGCTGCCGCGGACGTTGAAAGACAAAGGTCTGCAGCCGGTCGAAATCGATGTATATGAAACTGTTATCGCCCAAGACCAGGACGAAGATGTGCTTGACCTGCTGCGAAGCGGCGGCATACATGTCATTACCTTCGCAAGCTCGTCGACCGTTACTAATTTCCTTGAATTGCTGCGCCGCATGGGCGTAGAGAAACCACTTGACCTGCTGCAAGGCATTGATATTGCATGCATCGGTCCTGTGACGGCTCGCACAGCAGCTGACGCCGGACTGAACGTTACGATACAACCGGAAGATGCAACGATTGACGGACTCATTGAAGCTATTGCCGAATCCCGCTTGAAGCATCGCACGAAATAG
- the hemL gene encoding glutamate-1-semialdehyde 2,1-aminomutase — protein MIDKNRKRTDERSRAAFAKAKTVIPGGVNSPVRAFKSVGLTPVYMDRGEGYRVFDIDGNSYIDYVASWGPLIMGHAHPEVIEAVKKTAEKGTSFGAPTELETLMAELVCERVPSVEVVRMVNSGTEATMSALRLARGYTKRSKILKFEGSYHGHADSLLIKAGSGVATLGLPDSPGVPESVASHTITVPYNDLDSVKLAFEQFGEEIACIIVEPVAGNMGVVPPLPGFLQGLRDVTSQYGSLLIFDEVMTGFRVNYHCAQGLFGITPDLTCLGKVIGGGLPVGAYGGKREIMEMMAPSGPIYQAGTLSGNPLAMAAGYTTLSLLTPDIYEQMERMSVRLQLGFEANAAKHGIPSTINRVGSMVCPFFTETHVINYDTAKTADLERFKAYFGAMLDLGISIAPSQFEGMFVSGIHDEAAIDATIDAHDEALRRL, from the coding sequence ATGATAGATAAGAATCGTAAACGGACGGACGAACGATCCAGAGCGGCATTTGCAAAAGCGAAAACCGTAATTCCGGGCGGTGTCAATTCCCCGGTTCGCGCGTTTAAATCCGTTGGCTTGACGCCTGTATATATGGATCGCGGGGAAGGTTACCGCGTCTTCGATATCGATGGAAACAGCTATATCGATTATGTCGCTTCATGGGGCCCTCTCATCATGGGTCATGCGCACCCGGAGGTCATCGAAGCGGTGAAGAAAACGGCAGAGAAGGGGACAAGCTTCGGCGCGCCGACAGAGCTCGAGACGCTGATGGCCGAGCTTGTCTGCGAGCGCGTGCCGTCTGTTGAAGTGGTGCGGATGGTGAACTCCGGCACGGAAGCGACGATGAGTGCGCTGCGTCTTGCACGCGGCTATACGAAGCGGAGCAAGATTTTGAAATTCGAGGGGTCCTATCACGGTCATGCCGACAGCCTGCTCATTAAAGCCGGCTCGGGTGTCGCGACGCTTGGACTTCCCGATAGCCCTGGCGTGCCCGAAAGTGTAGCCTCGCACACGATTACAGTGCCATACAATGACTTGGATTCCGTAAAGCTCGCTTTCGAGCAGTTCGGCGAAGAAATCGCCTGCATTATCGTGGAGCCCGTTGCCGGTAATATGGGCGTCGTTCCGCCGCTGCCCGGCTTCCTTCAGGGACTTCGCGATGTGACGTCGCAATACGGCAGCCTGTTGATCTTCGACGAGGTCATGACCGGTTTCCGCGTCAACTATCACTGTGCGCAGGGACTTTTCGGTATTACGCCGGACCTGACCTGCCTCGGCAAGGTCATCGGCGGCGGCCTGCCTGTCGGTGCATACGGCGGCAAACGCGAAATCATGGAAATGATGGCGCCAAGCGGCCCGATCTATCAAGCGGGCACCTTGTCAGGCAATCCGCTTGCCATGGCAGCCGGCTACACGACCCTCAGCCTGCTTACGCCTGACATTTATGAGCAGATGGAGCGGATGTCCGTACGTCTTCAGCTTGGCTTTGAAGCGAACGCAGCGAAGCATGGCATTCCTAGCACGATCAACCGTGTGGGCTCCATGGTATGTCCGTTCTTCACGGAAACCCATGTCATCAACTATGATACGGCAAAAACAGCCGATCTGGAGCGGTTTAAAGCTTATTTTGGCGCTATGCTCGATTTAGGTATCAGCATTGCACCTTCGCAATTCGAAGGGATGTTCGTCTCCGGCATTCACGACGAGGCAGCGATTGATGCAACAATCGATGCGCATGACGAGGCGCTTCGCCGGTTATAG
- a CDS encoding valine--tRNA ligase, whose product MSQKQTMTEMPTTYDPKAAETKWYPYWMEGKYFEAGKRPDAQTYTIVIPPPNVTGMLHIGHALDFTLQDILIRTKRMQGFDTLWLPGSDHAGIATQTKVEQKLREEGVSRYDLGREKFLEKVWDWKEHYNGTIREQWAKMGFSLDYSRERFTLDEGLSRAVREVFVRLYEKGLIYRGKKIINWDPAARTALSDIEVEHKEVNGHLYHLEYPLKNGQGVITVATTRPETMLGDTAVAVHPEDERYKHLIGEMIVLPIIGREIPIIADEYVEKEFGSGAVKITPAHDPNDFEVGLRHDLPQIVVMDESGTMNAEAGPYNGLDRADCRKRIVADMQASGVCVKIEDHVHQVGHSERSGAVVEPYLSTQWFVDMKPLADAAIEAQRSGNGVNFVPDRFEKIYLQWIENVRDWCISRQLWWGHRIPAWYCESCGAMHVALEDQSACSGCGSTSLRQDEDVLDTWFSSALWPFSTLGWPEQTADLKRFYPTNVLVTGYDIIYFWVARMIFTALEFTEEKPFKDVLMHGLVRDENGKKMSKSLGNGVDPLEVIEKYGADAMRFMISTSSTPGQDLRFRWERVEQARNFANKIWNASRFALMNLEGVTAADIDINVKLGTADRWILHRLNAAVADVTRLIDSYDFGETGRVLYNFIWDDLCDWYIEFAKLNLNGQDEAAKRATQSVLAYVLDRTQRLIHPFMPFISEEIWQHLPHEGETITLAPWPVYDAAFEAPDAVAEMELLMEMIRSVRNIRAEVNVPMSKKVELQIKPSSPSEAAILARNEEFIVRFCGTSKLEISLELTPPDKAMTAIVTGAEMYLPLAGLIDIGQEIARLEKEIQHLDNEVLRIEKKLGNEGFVAKAPAKVIEEERAKMADYAEKRDKVKARIAELRG is encoded by the coding sequence ATGTCGCAGAAACAAACTATGACCGAAATGCCGACGACCTATGATCCTAAGGCGGCGGAAACCAAATGGTATCCCTATTGGATGGAAGGCAAGTATTTTGAAGCGGGCAAGCGTCCTGACGCGCAGACGTATACCATCGTCATCCCGCCGCCGAACGTTACCGGTATGCTGCATATCGGGCATGCACTCGATTTTACGCTGCAGGATATTCTGATTCGAACGAAGCGGATGCAGGGCTTCGATACGCTGTGGCTTCCAGGCTCCGACCATGCGGGCATTGCAACCCAAACGAAGGTCGAGCAGAAGCTTCGCGAAGAAGGCGTATCCCGTTATGATCTGGGACGCGAGAAGTTTCTCGAGAAGGTATGGGATTGGAAGGAGCACTACAACGGAACGATTCGCGAGCAATGGGCCAAAATGGGCTTCTCACTCGACTATTCCCGCGAACGGTTCACGCTGGATGAAGGATTGTCCCGTGCGGTTCGTGAAGTCTTCGTTCGTCTCTACGAGAAAGGCTTAATCTACCGCGGCAAGAAGATTATCAACTGGGATCCAGCTGCGCGTACGGCTTTGTCGGATATCGAAGTTGAGCATAAAGAAGTGAACGGCCATCTGTACCACCTGGAGTATCCGCTGAAAAACGGCCAAGGCGTCATTACCGTGGCGACGACGCGTCCGGAAACGATGCTTGGAGATACGGCGGTTGCGGTTCATCCCGAGGATGAGCGCTACAAGCATCTGATCGGCGAGATGATCGTGCTTCCGATCATTGGAAGAGAGATTCCGATCATCGCGGATGAGTATGTCGAGAAGGAATTCGGGTCCGGCGCCGTTAAGATTACGCCGGCGCATGATCCGAACGACTTTGAAGTCGGCCTGCGTCATGATCTCCCGCAAATCGTAGTGATGGACGAGAGCGGCACGATGAATGCGGAAGCAGGTCCGTACAACGGCTTGGACCGCGCCGATTGCCGCAAGCGGATCGTAGCGGATATGCAGGCTAGCGGAGTTTGCGTCAAGATTGAAGACCATGTTCATCAAGTCGGCCACAGCGAGCGCAGCGGCGCCGTTGTCGAACCGTATTTGTCTACGCAGTGGTTCGTCGATATGAAGCCTCTCGCAGATGCCGCGATTGAAGCGCAGCGCAGCGGCAATGGCGTTAATTTCGTGCCGGACCGCTTCGAGAAAATTTATTTGCAATGGATCGAAAATGTACGCGATTGGTGCATTTCCCGTCAGCTGTGGTGGGGCCATCGCATTCCGGCCTGGTACTGCGAATCCTGCGGCGCGATGCATGTCGCCCTCGAGGATCAGAGCGCCTGTTCCGGCTGCGGCAGCACCTCGCTCCGTCAAGACGAAGACGTGCTCGATACATGGTTCAGCTCCGCGCTGTGGCCATTCTCGACGCTGGGCTGGCCGGAACAAACGGCGGATTTAAAACGCTTTTACCCGACCAACGTGCTCGTAACGGGCTACGATATTATCTACTTCTGGGTAGCGCGTATGATCTTCACGGCGCTGGAGTTCACGGAAGAGAAGCCGTTTAAGGATGTGCTGATGCACGGCCTTGTTCGCGACGAGAACGGCAAGAAAATGTCCAAATCGCTCGGGAACGGCGTAGATCCGCTCGAAGTCATCGAGAAGTACGGTGCGGACGCGATGCGCTTCATGATTTCGACAAGCAGCACGCCGGGCCAGGATCTTCGTTTCCGCTGGGAACGTGTCGAGCAGGCGCGCAACTTCGCTAACAAGATTTGGAACGCTTCCCGTTTCGCGCTCATGAATTTAGAGGGCGTTACGGCAGCGGATATCGATATTAACGTGAAGCTCGGTACGGCGGACCGCTGGATTCTGCACCGCTTGAACGCGGCGGTAGCCGATGTAACCCGATTGATCGACAGCTATGATTTCGGCGAAACGGGCCGCGTGCTGTACAATTTCATCTGGGACGATCTATGCGACTGGTACATTGAATTTGCGAAGCTGAATCTCAATGGCCAAGATGAAGCGGCTAAACGCGCCACACAGTCTGTTCTTGCCTATGTTTTGGACCGCACGCAGCGTCTGATCCATCCATTCATGCCGTTCATCAGCGAAGAAATTTGGCAGCATTTGCCGCATGAAGGCGAGACGATCACATTAGCGCCTTGGCCGGTATATGATGCGGCTTTCGAAGCGCCTGATGCTGTCGCGGAGATGGAGCTCCTAATGGAGATGATTCGTTCCGTTCGGAATATCCGCGCAGAGGTTAATGTACCGATGAGCAAGAAGGTTGAACTGCAGATCAAGCCTTCGAGCCCGAGTGAAGCAGCGATACTTGCTCGCAACGAAGAGTTCATCGTTCGTTTCTGCGGCACGTCGAAGCTCGAGATCAGCCTAGAGCTGACGCCGCCCGACAAAGCGATGACGGCGATTGTTACTGGTGCCGAGATGTACCTTCCGCTTGCCGGGCTGATTGACATCGGCCAGGAAATCGCGCGTCTGGAGAAGGAAATTCAGCATCTGGACAACGAAGTGCTTCGTATTGAGAAGAAACTGGGTAATGAAGGCTTCGTGGCGAAAGCACCGGCGAAAGTCATTGAGGAAGAACGCGCGAAGATGGCTGATTATGCCGAGAAGCGCGATAAAGTTAAAGCGCGGATCGCGGAACTGAGAGGCTGA
- a CDS encoding RluA family pseudouridine synthase, translating to MNLQLEDLRYERSGEWLLLSAEKLFTIANNAGRTSSPIEAGSHPHQVRIWLLALGLFPEKWLNRLFSVGGIQMEGPYIRLQTFLPGDSVRDAAYRMALSESPGGNKLQDTSRASVLYADDWCMVMNKPAGMPVHPAAPGQRGTLDEHAARFSLQSKDPQPAKHIHRLDDDTAGPVLYARNELAQLRLDEAMRGKTIGRQYAAIVQGRIKPSSGIVHVPIGKDRHHRSRRRVSPEGDQAVTHYETIEVYQDASLVRLWLETGRTHQIRVHMSYLGHPLVGDTLYGGRDTRLTHQALRGEQLTFQHPWTGKAMIVEAPEPSWFREARERRASL from the coding sequence ATGAATCTTCAACTTGAAGATTTGCGTTATGAGCGAAGCGGAGAGTGGCTCTTGCTGTCGGCTGAGAAGCTCTTCACGATTGCGAATAACGCTGGCAGGACATCTTCTCCGATAGAGGCCGGGAGCCATCCGCACCAAGTGCGGATTTGGCTGCTGGCCCTTGGTTTATTTCCGGAGAAATGGTTAAATCGGTTGTTCTCGGTCGGCGGCATTCAAATGGAGGGGCCTTACATCCGCCTGCAAACCTTCCTGCCCGGAGATTCGGTACGGGATGCGGCTTATCGGATGGCGCTTTCGGAGTCTCCAGGAGGCAATAAGCTTCAAGATACTTCCAGGGCATCAGTGCTATACGCCGACGATTGGTGCATGGTGATGAACAAGCCGGCGGGCATGCCCGTCCATCCGGCTGCGCCGGGACAACGAGGAACCTTGGACGAGCATGCAGCAAGGTTCAGCCTGCAGTCGAAAGATCCTCAGCCTGCGAAACACATTCATCGGCTGGACGACGATACGGCGGGGCCGGTGCTTTATGCGCGCAATGAGCTTGCACAGCTGCGGCTTGATGAAGCGATGCGCGGCAAAACCATCGGGAGACAATATGCCGCCATTGTTCAAGGCAGAATAAAGCCATCAAGCGGAATCGTTCATGTCCCTATTGGTAAAGACCGCCATCATCGATCCCGGCGCAGAGTGTCGCCGGAAGGCGACCAAGCCGTTACGCATTACGAAACGATTGAAGTCTATCAAGATGCGTCTCTAGTCCGCTTATGGCTGGAGACGGGAAGAACCCATCAAATACGTGTTCATATGAGCTATCTTGGTCATCCGCTGGTTGGCGATACGTTGTACGGCGGCCGTGATACGCGCTTGACGCATCAAGCGCTTCGAGGTGAGCAGTTAACGTTCCAACATCCTTGGACAGGCAAAGCGATGATCGTAGAGGCTCCTGAGCCGTCCTGGTTCCGTGAAGCCCGCGAACGGCGAGCTTCTCTGTGA